A portion of the Cellulophaga algicola DSM 14237 genome contains these proteins:
- a CDS encoding DUF1501 domain-containing protein has translation MCTNHHHKLGSDNKDLQEIEKQVDRRAFLKKTSLGLGALALGSLLGADKMFAGIGKDSSPEDILKSYNKNRLGLPHHLPKAKRIIYLFQSGGPSQMDLFDYKPKLTDMFGKELPDSVMSGQRLTGMSGNQSTLPIAPSTFNFKQYGESRAWVSDAMPYLSEVVDDLCFIKGMQTDQINHTPAITFMQTGNQLPGRPSIGSWLSYGLGSDNENLPTFITLVSKNGKGQPLKASLWGNGFLPTEHQGVQFRSGKDPVLYLSDPENYDGQDRRDMLDYLGDLNDLQKDAYGDPEIQARMSQYEMAFKMQTSVPEVSDLSDESDSTFEMYGKDSRDPGTYAANCLMARKLLEKGVKFVQLYHQGWDQHNYCPGGVKSQSQKTDQPTAALIKDLKQRGMLDDTLVVWGGEFGRTVYSQGQLTKENYGRDHHPKAFTMWMAGAGVKPGFSYGETDDFSYNVVKDPVHVHDFHATLLHLFGVDHERLTFKHQGRRYRLTDVHGNVVKSLLT, from the coding sequence ATGTGTACTAATCATCACCATAAATTAGGGTCAGATAATAAAGATTTACAAGAAATAGAAAAACAAGTAGACCGTAGAGCATTTTTAAAGAAAACGTCTTTAGGACTTGGTGCTTTGGCATTAGGGAGTCTTTTAGGAGCCGATAAAATGTTCGCGGGTATCGGAAAAGATAGCTCTCCAGAGGATATTTTGAAATCCTATAATAAAAATAGATTGGGATTACCGCACCATTTGCCTAAAGCAAAGAGAATTATTTATTTATTTCAAAGTGGTGGCCCTTCACAGATGGATTTGTTTGATTACAAGCCAAAATTGACGGACATGTTTGGAAAAGAATTACCAGATTCGGTTATGAGTGGTCAAAGATTAACAGGGATGAGTGGGAACCAAAGTACCTTGCCTATAGCGCCCTCTACATTTAATTTTAAGCAATATGGAGAATCTAGGGCTTGGGTGAGTGATGCTATGCCTTATTTATCAGAAGTGGTAGATGATTTGTGTTTTATTAAAGGAATGCAAACAGATCAAATAAACCATACTCCGGCTATTACCTTTATGCAAACGGGTAATCAGTTGCCAGGAAGACCTTCTATTGGTTCTTGGTTGAGTTATGGATTGGGTTCGGACAATGAAAACTTACCTACATTTATTACGCTGGTTTCTAAAAATGGAAAAGGGCAACCTTTAAAAGCTAGTCTATGGGGTAATGGTTTTTTACCCACAGAACATCAAGGAGTACAATTTAGATCAGGTAAAGATCCAGTATTGTATTTAAGTGATCCTGAAAATTATGATGGCCAGGATCGTAGAGATATGTTAGATTATCTAGGTGACTTGAATGATTTACAAAAAGATGCCTATGGAGATCCTGAAATTCAGGCTAGAATGTCGCAATATGAAATGGCCTTTAAAATGCAAACTTCAGTACCTGAAGTTTCAGACTTATCAGATGAGTCAGACAGTACTTTTGAGATGTACGGTAAAGATAGTAGGGATCCAGGAACTTATGCAGCCAATTGTTTAATGGCTAGAAAGCTATTAGAAAAAGGCGTAAAATTTGTACAATTATACCACCAAGGATGGGATCAACATAACTATTGTCCGGGAGGTGTTAAGAGTCAATCACAAAAAACAGATCAACCTACAGCAGCTTTGATAAAAGATCTAAAACAACGAGGTATGTTAGATGATACTTTAGTGGTTTGGGGTGGTGAGTTTGGTAGAACAGTATATTCGCAAGGACAGTTAACCAAAGAAAATTACGGAAGAGATCATCATCCAAAAGCATTTACGATGTGGATGGCAGGAGCAGGTGTTAAGCCTGGGTTTAGCTATGGCGAGACAGATGATTTTAGTTACAATGTCGTTAAAGATCCAGTACACGTACATGATTTTCATGCAACCTTACTTCATTTATTTGGGGTAGATCATGAACGTTTAACCTTCAAGCATCAAGGAAGACGTTATCGTCTAACAGATGTGCACGGAAATGTAGTTAAAAGTTTACTTACCTAA
- a CDS encoding DUF2231 domain-containing protein, which produces MENSVPDIVLFLGRFHPLVVHLPIGFLFFAFFLEVFSRWKKNPVLTSGIPLALFLGALSGTVACILGYMLSLSGDYEEGALDTHFWFGMATTAIAFLAWFIRIEKIKIASLNKLQPNIAALTLLVILLSVTGHYGGNLTHGSDYLVKYMPFGGDEKKELVAVTKVEDAEVFGHLVEPILQNKCASCHNSSKKKGGLSIADSVSILAGGKNGEILIPGNATNSEILKRVLLDPHDDNFMPPEGKTPLTEAEIAILTYWIENAKAGFSTKVATVETNETITGIASTMLGLTSTSSEGGEIEIPKVALVADDAIIGLQAEGFRLRELAFESGLYEAVLAPNSNANGTSKRMSEKLEKLLSIKENILWLSLEDNQIGDEHIALIAQFPNIQKLKLNNNPLSDDAVTRLIKLENLTSVNLFGTKISSKSIPAFSEMKNLKYAYVWKTNIKKEDLENQSIDDFPKIIIE; this is translated from the coding sequence ATGGAGAACAGTGTTCCAGATATTGTATTGTTTTTAGGTAGGTTTCATCCGCTTGTAGTGCATTTGCCTATTGGCTTTTTGTTTTTCGCCTTTTTTTTAGAAGTCTTTAGTCGGTGGAAAAAGAACCCTGTACTTACTTCGGGGATTCCTTTAGCCTTGTTTTTAGGAGCACTTAGTGGCACCGTGGCCTGTATTTTGGGGTATATGTTGTCTTTAAGTGGCGATTATGAAGAGGGTGCTCTAGATACCCACTTTTGGTTTGGTATGGCTACTACGGCCATTGCATTTTTAGCTTGGTTTATCAGAATTGAAAAAATTAAGATAGCAAGCTTAAACAAGCTTCAACCTAATATAGCGGCACTCACATTGCTAGTTATTCTTTTAAGTGTTACGGGGCATTATGGCGGTAACCTTACCCACGGTAGTGATTATTTGGTGAAATATATGCCTTTTGGTGGCGATGAGAAAAAAGAACTTGTTGCGGTAACTAAGGTAGAAGACGCTGAGGTTTTTGGCCATCTTGTGGAGCCTATTTTACAAAATAAATGTGCTAGCTGTCATAATTCTAGTAAGAAAAAGGGTGGACTCTCCATTGCAGACAGCGTGTCAATTTTAGCTGGGGGTAAAAACGGAGAAATACTAATTCCTGGTAATGCCACTAATTCTGAAATACTTAAAAGAGTATTGTTAGATCCGCATGATGATAATTTTATGCCTCCTGAAGGTAAAACGCCATTAACGGAAGCGGAAATAGCAATTTTGACGTATTGGATAGAAAATGCTAAAGCGGGTTTCAGTACCAAAGTAGCCACAGTAGAGACCAATGAAACGATTACGGGAATAGCAAGTACAATGTTGGGCTTGACTAGCACTTCTTCTGAAGGTGGTGAAATAGAAATACCTAAAGTAGCTTTAGTGGCTGATGATGCCATAATTGGGTTGCAAGCAGAAGGGTTTAGACTTAGAGAACTCGCATTTGAATCTGGTTTATATGAAGCTGTATTAGCGCCAAATTCTAATGCAAATGGCACATCAAAGCGTATGTCTGAAAAATTAGAAAAATTACTTTCGATAAAAGAAAACATCCTTTGGTTATCTTTAGAAGACAATCAGATAGGAGATGAACATATAGCCTTGATTGCTCAATTTCCAAATATTCAAAAACTGAAATTAAATAATAATCCATTGTCTGATGATGCGGTAACACGACTGATAAAATTAGAGAATTTGACTAGTGTTAATTTATTTGGAACCAAAATATCTTCTAAGAGTATCCCTGCTTTTTCTGAAATGAAGAATCTTAAATATGCCTATGTTTGGAAAACAAATATTAAAAAAGAGGACCTGGAGAACCAATCAATAGATGATTTTCCTAAGATTATAATTGAGTAA
- a CDS encoding alpha-L-fucosidase, with protein MKKGIIFSSIIALIAISCTSQKTMVDTEISTEKYTADWESLQQYEVPEWYKDLKFGIYFHWGPYSVPAYENEWYSRWMYVDGHLINKHHKETYGALDTFGYKDFIPMFKAEKFDAEVWADLFVKAGAQFAGPIAEHADGFAMWDSKITQWDAKDMGPKIDVVGAMEKAIKSRGLKFITTYHRHWLYAWYPTWDENTDASNPLYEGLYGPKVPEGTFVMANKPTNPLPDAAFNQEWLDRLTELTTKYDPDIVWFYNKMDIIGEKYRKQFLADFYNRGLEKGKEVVVTYKFEDLAVGSAVLDLERSRMSEKKEFTWLTDDSIDWKAWSNIQNPEYKSTNRLIDFLVDVVSKNGAVLLNITPTAGGEIPNQVQERLLQMGDWLAINGEAIYGTRPWKIYGEGPAEVVEGHLSEHKNPDNTADDIRFTTKGDILYATVLDWPQEEIHIRAMGKQHRKIKSIQLLGNPEKISWEQHATELIIQPSDAKIGDYAFTYKIKFY; from the coding sequence ATGAAGAAAGGTATTATATTCAGTAGTATTATCGCATTAATCGCCATCAGTTGTACCTCACAAAAAACGATGGTTGATACAGAAATTAGTACGGAGAAATATACCGCGGATTGGGAATCTTTGCAGCAGTATGAAGTTCCGGAATGGTATAAAGATTTAAAATTCGGAATTTATTTTCACTGGGGCCCTTATTCCGTTCCTGCGTATGAAAATGAATGGTACTCTCGTTGGATGTATGTTGATGGGCATCTTATCAACAAACATCACAAAGAAACGTATGGGGCACTAGATACTTTTGGGTATAAAGATTTTATTCCGATGTTCAAAGCAGAAAAATTTGATGCTGAGGTTTGGGCAGATTTGTTTGTAAAGGCGGGGGCACAGTTTGCAGGTCCAATTGCCGAACATGCCGATGGTTTTGCCATGTGGGATAGTAAAATAACCCAATGGGACGCCAAAGATATGGGGCCAAAAATAGATGTCGTTGGTGCCATGGAAAAGGCAATAAAATCTCGCGGACTTAAATTTATCACCACGTATCATCGGCATTGGTTATATGCATGGTACCCAACATGGGATGAAAATACAGATGCATCAAATCCACTTTACGAAGGGCTATATGGTCCAAAAGTACCAGAAGGTACTTTTGTGATGGCTAATAAACCCACAAATCCATTGCCAGATGCGGCGTTCAATCAAGAATGGTTAGATAGGCTTACTGAATTGACAACTAAATATGATCCAGATATTGTATGGTTTTACAATAAAATGGATATCATAGGAGAAAAATATAGAAAGCAATTTTTAGCAGATTTTTACAATCGCGGTCTTGAGAAAGGAAAAGAAGTTGTGGTTACGTACAAATTTGAAGATTTGGCGGTAGGTTCTGCAGTTTTAGATCTAGAGCGTTCTAGGATGAGCGAAAAAAAAGAGTTTACTTGGCTTACAGATGATTCTATTGACTGGAAAGCGTGGAGCAATATTCAAAACCCAGAATACAAATCTACCAACAGACTTATAGATTTTTTAGTAGATGTGGTCAGTAAAAATGGGGCAGTGCTATTGAATATAACCCCTACGGCGGGGGGAGAAATACCTAATCAAGTACAAGAACGCTTGTTGCAAATGGGAGATTGGTTAGCCATAAATGGCGAAGCTATTTACGGAACTAGGCCATGGAAAATTTATGGAGAAGGCCCTGCAGAAGTTGTAGAAGGGCATTTAAGTGAGCACAAAAATCCAGATAATACAGCAGACGATATTCGGTTTACTACTAAGGGTGACATTCTCTACGCAACGGTTCTAGATTGGCCGCAAGAAGAAATACATATAAGGGCTATGGGTAAACAGCACCGTAAAATAAAAAGTATCCAACTCTTAGGGAATCCTGAAAAAATCTCTTGGGAGCAACATGCTACCGAACTAATTATTCAACCTTCCGATGCTAAAATTGGTGATTACGCATTTACCTATAAGATTAAGTTTTACTAA
- a CDS encoding twin-arginine translocation signal domain-containing protein has protein sequence MSTRRNFIKKTTAATAALAAVPSFGFTILKNNKPEETILGHGDYQYKVHNDWAQISSVRTPLLNCHEMQMDSKGLLIMIGDHPQNNVLIFDKSGKLLDYWGTAYPGGHGLTISNEGGEDFLFLADSGWYLNKTGQWIKHNGRISKTTTDGKVLFDIGHPQTIGVYESGLNFCPTEVAIGPNGDIYVADGYGQDFILQYSYKGEFIRKWGGHDNEDVNYNLQNAHGVAIDYRDKNNPLVVCTSRNEQSFKWFTLDGIYVKTLFLPNMQVCRPVFDDVNLYSGVCWSQPKEGKTNWKDHTGFVTILEGDTVVSNPGGTAPDYKKGTLQKSYQLENKPILHGHDVCVDEDKNLYICQWNANKTAPIKLERV, from the coding sequence ATGTCAACCAGAAGAAATTTCATAAAAAAAACCACAGCGGCAACGGCAGCATTAGCGGCTGTACCGTCATTCGGATTTACCATATTAAAAAATAATAAGCCAGAAGAAACTATTTTAGGTCATGGCGATTACCAATATAAAGTGCATAATGATTGGGCACAAATAAGTTCAGTAAGAACACCTTTACTTAACTGCCATGAAATGCAAATGGATAGTAAAGGGCTATTAATTATGATCGGGGATCACCCTCAAAATAATGTTCTGATTTTTGATAAGTCAGGTAAGCTCTTAGATTATTGGGGAACCGCATATCCAGGAGGGCATGGATTAACTATTTCTAATGAAGGTGGGGAAGACTTTTTGTTTCTTGCAGATTCTGGATGGTATTTAAATAAAACAGGGCAGTGGATTAAGCATAATGGAAGAATTTCTAAAACGACTACAGATGGAAAGGTTCTTTTTGATATTGGACACCCACAAACAATAGGAGTGTATGAATCAGGATTAAATTTTTGTCCTACAGAAGTTGCTATAGGACCTAATGGAGATATCTATGTGGCAGATGGCTATGGTCAAGATTTTATTTTACAATATTCATATAAAGGTGAGTTTATACGTAAATGGGGTGGTCATGACAATGAAGATGTTAATTATAATTTGCAGAATGCACATGGTGTAGCCATAGATTATAGAGATAAAAATAACCCCTTGGTAGTATGTACTTCAAGAAATGAGCAATCTTTTAAGTGGTTTACTTTAGACGGTATCTATGTTAAGACCTTATTCTTACCAAACATGCAAGTGTGTAGACCTGTTTTTGATGATGTTAATTTATACTCAGGTGTGTGTTGGTCTCAGCCAAAAGAAGGGAAAACAAACTGGAAAGACCATACCGGTTTTGTTACCATTCTAGAAGGTGATACGGTTGTTTCCAATCCGGGAGGGACAGCACCAGACTATAAAAAAGGAACACTTCAGAAATCATATCAATTAGAAAACAAGCCCATTTTACATGGTCATGATGTTTGTGTAGATGAGGATAAAAATTTATATATCTGCCAGTGGAATGCCAATAAAACAGCACCGATCAAATTAGAACGCGTTTAA